In Desulfuromonas sp., a genomic segment contains:
- a CDS encoding dihydrouridine synthase, which produces MLAPMQGLTNRAMRRALIDWVHPDTVFTEFVRVCAVSRKRIANSDRIEAGAVHGDVPLVVQLVGNSAEGLIKAAQEVAARGAKHLNLNMGCPYGRMTTGQTGGAMLKDPGRLPEILSGLRESFTGTLSVKLRAGFDDQRQIFAVLPMFETAGVDFLVLHPRLVIQKYSGKADHRVTTEVVRATALPVIANGDIFTADVGWRILEQTGAAGLMLGRGVFSDPLLFERLRRNEFHQPTADEKVRNLCLLLQRLFDPYEELFCGQAQVLAKLKGVLAAIEDTDLVGFARELKRIRTYNLFRQRVLAASLSA; this is translated from the coding sequence ATGCTGGCACCGATGCAGGGCCTGACCAACCGGGCCATGCGCCGGGCGTTGATTGACTGGGTACATCCCGACACCGTATTTACCGAGTTTGTCCGGGTCTGCGCGGTTTCGCGCAAAAGGATCGCCAACAGCGACCGCATCGAGGCCGGCGCCGTGCACGGCGACGTGCCGCTGGTCGTGCAACTGGTTGGCAACAGTGCCGAAGGCCTGATCAAGGCGGCGCAGGAAGTTGCTGCCCGGGGCGCGAAGCATCTCAATCTCAATATGGGCTGTCCTTATGGTCGAATGACGACCGGCCAGACCGGCGGCGCCATGCTCAAGGATCCGGGTCGGCTGCCCGAAATACTGAGCGGATTGCGCGAATCATTCACGGGAACCCTTTCGGTCAAGCTGAGAGCCGGATTCGATGATCAGCGACAGATCTTTGCCGTCCTGCCGATGTTCGAAACGGCCGGCGTCGATTTTCTGGTGCTCCATCCCCGGCTGGTTATTCAGAAATATAGCGGCAAGGCCGATCACCGGGTCACCACCGAAGTCGTCAGGGCAACAGCGCTGCCGGTTATCGCCAATGGCGATATCTTCACGGCGGATGTCGGGTGGCGTATTCTTGAGCAGACCGGCGCCGCCGGCCTGATGCTCGGTCGTGGCGTGTTCTCGGATCCGCTATTATTTGAACGGTTGCGCCGAAACGAGTTTCATCAGCCGACGGCTGACGAAAAGGTCAGGAACCTCTGCCTCTTGCTGCAGCGGCTCTTCGACCCGTACGAAGAATTGTTTTGCGGACAAGCCCAGGTTCTGGCAAAATTGAAAGGGGTTCTGGCGGCGATCGAGGATACCGACCTGGTCGGATTTGCGCGGGAGCTGAAGCGGATCAGGACGTACAACCTTTTTCGCCAAAGGGTGCTCGCCGCCAGTCTGTCCGCTTGA
- a CDS encoding zinc/iron-chelating domain-containing protein has translation MQTILAQYKALLETVDAWFDRCLSRYDDQVSCKRNCSGCCRGLFDISLLDAALLQQGFAELEQQQQENCRSKARSRVQMLRSRWPQFGPPFILNDLPGNEWQRMPEDDQTPCPLLSDTGSCLVYRYRPMTCRLHGLPNIDLSGESFSDDYCTLNFRDIDPLKIPELRWQFRDLFTQEFDLLGAFSERLSGQRRLELDTFIPTALLIDFKRTDWRRAPFGEKGCTS, from the coding sequence TTGCAAACAATACTCGCACAATACAAAGCACTCCTGGAAACGGTCGACGCGTGGTTTGATCGCTGTCTTTCCCGGTATGACGATCAGGTCTCATGCAAGAGGAACTGCAGCGGCTGCTGTCGCGGGCTGTTCGATATCAGCCTGCTCGATGCCGCCCTGCTACAGCAGGGTTTTGCCGAGCTTGAGCAGCAACAGCAAGAGAACTGCCGGAGTAAGGCCCGGAGCCGAGTACAGATGCTACGGTCACGCTGGCCGCAATTCGGACCACCATTTATTCTTAACGATCTGCCCGGCAACGAATGGCAACGGATGCCGGAAGATGACCAGACCCCCTGCCCGCTGCTGTCCGATACCGGGAGCTGCCTGGTCTACCGCTACCGGCCGATGACCTGCCGTTTGCACGGATTGCCCAATATCGACCTGTCGGGAGAATCTTTCTCCGATGATTACTGCACCCTGAACTTTCGCGACATTGATCCGTTAAAGATCCCGGAACTGCGTTGGCAATTCCGGGATTTATTTACACAGGAGTTTGACCTGCTCGGAGCTTTTAGCGAGCGGCTAAGCGGACAGCGCCGGCTCGAACTCGACACGTTCATTCCGACAGCCCTGCTGATAGATTTCAAGCGGACAGACTGGCGGCGAGCACCCTTTGGCGAAAAAGGTTGTACGTCCTGA
- a CDS encoding ABC transporter permease → MAAGIWGAAKRIDYTWRWERVPQYFFYEAETSQKIPFDGVVSTISESGQTTKLILTSETGETVTVKIDSETLRVSEGEELFADDTVGFTKQWRFGPLMTGLWTTLWLSAGASVLALIIGLLVGLARISRNYTVRSLAALYVEFIRGTPLLVQIFIAYFFIGTVFDLSRNVAGMGALAIFAGAYVAEIVRAGIQSISRGQMEAARSVGMNLIQSMWHIILPQAFKRILPPLAGQFISLIKDSSLVSVIAITDLTKSGREIITSTFATFEIWLTVAAMYLIVTSVLSQLVFYLERRLAVSD, encoded by the coding sequence ATGGCCGCCGGCATCTGGGGGGCCGCCAAAAGGATTGACTACACCTGGCGCTGGGAACGCGTTCCACAGTATTTTTTCTACGAAGCTGAAACCTCACAGAAGATCCCCTTTGACGGCGTTGTCAGCACTATCTCCGAATCGGGACAGACCACAAAGCTCATCCTGACTTCCGAAACCGGTGAAACGGTAACCGTCAAGATTGACAGTGAGACCTTGCGCGTCAGCGAGGGCGAAGAGCTGTTTGCAGACGATACGGTCGGATTTACCAAACAGTGGCGTTTCGGTCCGCTGATGACCGGACTCTGGACGACGCTCTGGCTCTCGGCCGGCGCCAGCGTTCTGGCGCTGATCATCGGACTGCTGGTCGGTCTGGCCCGAATTTCGCGCAACTACACGGTGCGCAGCCTCGCCGCCCTCTACGTCGAATTTATCCGCGGCACGCCGCTGCTGGTGCAGATCTTTATCGCTTATTTCTTTATCGGTACGGTCTTCGACCTGAGCCGCAACGTCGCCGGGATGGGAGCCCTGGCCATTTTCGCCGGCGCTTATGTTGCCGAGATCGTCCGCGCCGGCATTCAGTCGATCTCGCGGGGGCAGATGGAGGCGGCCCGCTCGGTCGGCATGAACCTGATTCAGTCGATGTGGCACATTATCCTGCCGCAGGCTTTCAAACGGATACTCCCGCCGCTGGCCGGACAGTTCATCAGCCTGATCAAGGATTCATCGCTGGTCTCGGTCATCGCCATTACCGATCTGACCAAATCGGGCCGGGAAATCATCACCAGCACCTTTGCAACATTTGAAATCTGGCTGACCGTTGCCGCCATGTACCTGATTGTCACATCGGTTCTCTCGCAGCTGGTTTTCTACCTTGAACGGAGGCTTGCAGTCAGTGATTAA
- a CDS encoding hemerythrin, translating into MILFEWTEDYELKIPKIDDQHKELVKMINELYAALKSEHSSETVNVVLNRLLQYVEIHFETEEAAMRQNHYPDFDGHIYLHDLLREEVLELKKVQLQGGEVATFELLNFLTDWLKNHIAKADRAFGQYLVNQGRSLLV; encoded by the coding sequence ATGATTCTGTTTGAATGGACCGAGGATTACGAACTCAAAATCCCCAAGATTGATGATCAGCACAAGGAGCTGGTCAAGATGATCAATGAGCTTTATGCCGCACTCAAGTCGGAACATTCGAGTGAAACGGTCAATGTCGTCCTGAACCGGCTTTTGCAATATGTTGAAATTCATTTCGAAACGGAAGAAGCGGCGATGCGTCAGAACCATTATCCCGATTTCGATGGCCATATCTATTTGCACGACCTGCTGCGTGAAGAGGTTCTGGAGCTGAAAAAAGTCCAGTTGCAGGGTGGTGAGGTCGCGACCTTTGAACTTCTGAACTTTTTAACCGATTGGCTGAAAAACCATATTGCCAAAGCCGACCGCGCCTTTGGACAGTATCTGGTTAACCAGGGCCGCAGTCTTCTCGTCTGA
- a CDS encoding acetolactate synthase large subunit, which translates to MNASELFVSALENEGVNVVYGVPGEENLDLLDAIRKSSIELILTRHEQGAGFMAATYGRLTGKVGVCLATLGPGATNLVTAAAYAQLGAFPMMMITGQKPIKKSKQGQFQIVDVVRMMEPLTKYSRQIVNVSRIASTVREAFRVAQEERPGAVHLEFPEDVSAEQVEGETHLFQVSHARRPEADDKVIKEAAKMIRAAEYPLLLIGAGANRKLVRKALSEFVDRTGVYFFNTQMGKGVVDEHNPRFLGTAALSENDYIHCAIDRSDLVINVGHDVVEKPPFFMEHNGRKVIHVNFNSATVDNVYFPQQEVVGDISSSIFRLTEEVGELEKDFSYFQRVRANLCEHLREKTSDSGYPLKPQRIVADVRRVMPDNGVLAMDNGMYKIWFARNYLASEPNSVLLDNALASMGAGLPSAMEVARIYPSRRVMAVTGDGGFMMNCQELETAVRLGLDLVVLILNDSAYGMIRWKQYSMGFEDFGLEFTNPDFVKFAESFGAHGHRVEQAEDFLPLLESCFSDGGLHLIDVPIDYSENNQVLVDELKEKVCLI; encoded by the coding sequence ATGAATGCATCCGAATTGTTTGTCAGTGCGCTTGAAAACGAGGGCGTTAATGTTGTTTACGGTGTGCCGGGCGAAGAGAATCTCGATCTCCTCGATGCGATCCGGAAATCTTCAATTGAGCTCATCCTGACCCGCCATGAACAGGGGGCCGGGTTCATGGCGGCCACCTACGGCCGATTGACCGGCAAGGTGGGGGTCTGCCTCGCCACCCTCGGTCCGGGCGCGACCAACCTGGTGACAGCGGCTGCCTATGCCCAGCTCGGGGCGTTCCCGATGATGATGATCACCGGGCAGAAACCGATCAAAAAAAGCAAACAGGGGCAGTTCCAGATCGTCGACGTGGTCAGGATGATGGAGCCTCTGACCAAGTATTCACGGCAGATCGTAAACGTCAGCCGGATCGCCTCAACGGTTCGCGAGGCCTTCCGGGTCGCCCAGGAAGAGCGCCCGGGAGCCGTTCATCTCGAGTTTCCCGAGGATGTCTCCGCCGAACAGGTCGAAGGAGAGACGCATCTTTTCCAGGTCAGCCATGCCCGCCGTCCCGAGGCTGATGACAAGGTCATCAAAGAGGCAGCAAAGATGATCAGGGCCGCTGAGTATCCGCTGCTGCTGATCGGCGCCGGCGCCAACCGCAAACTGGTCCGCAAGGCGTTGAGTGAGTTTGTCGACCGGACCGGAGTCTATTTTTTCAATACCCAGATGGGCAAGGGAGTAGTCGACGAACACAACCCCCGTTTTCTCGGAACGGCGGCGCTCTCGGAAAACGATTATATCCATTGCGCCATTGATCGATCCGATCTGGTGATCAATGTCGGGCATGACGTCGTCGAAAAACCACCTTTTTTCATGGAACATAATGGGCGCAAGGTGATTCATGTGAATTTCAATTCGGCGACCGTCGACAATGTCTATTTCCCGCAACAGGAAGTTGTCGGTGATATTTCGAGCAGTATCTTTCGGCTCACCGAAGAAGTCGGTGAACTGGAAAAAGATTTTTCCTATTTCCAGAGGGTACGGGCGAATTTATGTGAGCATCTGCGCGAAAAAACCAGCGATTCAGGATATCCGCTCAAGCCGCAACGGATCGTTGCCGATGTGCGCCGGGTGATGCCCGATAACGGTGTGCTTGCCATGGATAACGGGATGTACAAGATTTGGTTTGCCCGCAACTATCTCGCCTCCGAACCGAACTCCGTTCTGCTCGATAACGCCCTTGCCTCGATGGGAGCCGGTCTCCCTTCGGCGATGGAAGTGGCCCGGATCTATCCCTCCCGGCGGGTTATGGCGGTGACCGGTGACGGCGGCTTTATGATGAACTGCCAGGAACTGGAGACGGCCGTTCGCCTCGGCCTTGATCTGGTCGTCCTGATCCTCAATGATTCTGCCTACGGAATGATCCGCTGGAAGCAGTACAGCATGGGGTTCGAGGATTTCGGCCTCGAATTCACGAACCCTGATTTTGTCAAATTTGCCGAAAGCTTCGGTGCGCATGGCCACCGGGTTGAACAGGCGGAGGATTTTTTACCATTGCTTGAGTCCTGTTTTTCGGACGGCGGTCTGCATCTGATCGATGTGCCGATCGACTATTCGGAAAACAACCAGGTTCTGGTTGATGAGCTCAAGGAGAAGGTTTGCCTGATCTGA
- a CDS encoding lipocalin produces MKIGKNIIFTLMSILGISGCTGIPVGIEPVRGFELNRYLGTWYEIARLDHRFERGLSNVTATYKLRPDGGLDVINRGYNYEKKVWKEAKGRAYFVAGPETGRLKVTFFWPFYGGYNIINLDKEDYQYALVCGPNRDYLWLLARQKKIDQELMQKLFAKAESLGFAVERLLIVRHEHDDAAP; encoded by the coding sequence ATGAAGATCGGGAAAAATATAATTTTTACCTTAATGTCGATTCTCGGAATTTCCGGCTGCACCGGCATACCCGTGGGGATTGAACCGGTAAGGGGCTTTGAGCTGAATCGTTATCTCGGCACATGGTATGAAATTGCCCGACTTGATCATCGTTTCGAGCGGGGGCTATCGAATGTTACCGCGACCTACAAACTCCGGCCGGATGGCGGTCTCGATGTGATCAACCGGGGGTACAATTACGAGAAGAAGGTCTGGAAAGAGGCGAAAGGTCGGGCTTATTTCGTTGCCGGGCCGGAAACCGGTCGCCTCAAGGTAACCTTTTTCTGGCCCTTTTACGGCGGTTATAATATTATCAATCTTGATAAGGAAGATTACCAGTACGCTCTTGTTTGTGGTCCGAATCGGGATTATCTCTGGCTTCTGGCCCGCCAGAAAAAAATCGATCAGGAGCTCATGCAGAAACTTTTTGCAAAAGCCGAATCGCTCGGTTTTGCTGTCGAGCGCTTGTTGATTGTTCGACATGAACACGATGACGCGGCACCATAG
- a CDS encoding peptide ABC transporter ATP-binding protein: protein MIKARNVEKIFTGRGQEVRAVDNVSTDVKKAEVVVIIGPSGSGKSTFLRCLNGLETFEAGHIEIDGMDLANRKTDLNKIRAEVGMVFQQFNLFPHKSVLENITLAQQVVRKRDRAAAEKKARELLVKVGIAEKESEYPSRLSGGQQQRVAIARALAMDPKIMLFDEPTSALDPEMVGEVLDVMKQLAKEGMTMVVVTHEMGFAREVADRVLFMDAGKLVEEGTPEEIFGNPQNERTKLFLSQIL, encoded by the coding sequence GTGATTAAAGCCAGAAACGTCGAAAAAATATTTACCGGGCGCGGCCAGGAAGTTCGCGCTGTAGACAATGTCTCGACCGATGTCAAAAAAGCCGAGGTTGTGGTCATTATCGGACCTTCAGGTTCCGGCAAATCTACCTTCCTGCGCTGCCTCAACGGACTGGAAACATTTGAAGCCGGCCATATCGAAATCGACGGCATGGACCTGGCGAACCGCAAGACCGACCTCAACAAGATTCGGGCCGAAGTCGGCATGGTATTCCAGCAATTCAACCTGTTCCCGCACAAATCGGTCCTTGAAAACATCACCCTTGCGCAACAGGTTGTGCGCAAGCGCGATCGGGCAGCCGCCGAGAAGAAAGCCCGCGAGCTTCTGGTCAAGGTCGGCATTGCCGAAAAAGAATCGGAATACCCGTCACGCCTCTCCGGCGGCCAGCAGCAACGGGTGGCCATCGCCCGGGCCCTGGCGATGGATCCGAAGATCATGCTCTTTGATGAGCCGACCAGCGCCCTCGACCCGGAGATGGTCGGCGAAGTTCTCGATGTCATGAAACAGTTGGCCAAAGAGGGGATGACCATGGTCGTCGTGACCCATGAGATGGGCTTTGCCAGGGAAGTCGCCGATCGGGTTCTGTTCATGGATGCCGGCAAACTGGTGGAAGAAGGAACGCCGGAGGAAATTTTCGGCAATCCGCAAAACGAGAGGACCAAGCTGTTCCTGAGCCAGATTCTCTGA
- a CDS encoding EamA/RhaT family transporter produces the protein MKLRQPKRGLAEFLLVTVTIFWGGTFPLVKEAIVDLPVMAFLWVRFALAAILLALLAGPKLLTLDRRGVKRGVLLGCLLFLSYLFQTWGLDRTSSANTGFLTGLNVVWVPLLAGPLLQKPPAFGARIGVGLAFAGLLLLTWQSPWHLNPGDALVFICSIFIALHILGLDAWTAGYNGLALTCVQITTMALLAFVGSFFFEPFFWPRVWDQQLVVALLVCSVFATVYAFWVMTTFQRLTTPTRAALIYTLEPVFAAAASVWLLAERLTAVAWCGGVLIVLGMIVAESWPLISRKLGQAD, from the coding sequence GTGAAATTGAGACAACCCAAGCGCGGACTTGCAGAGTTTCTGCTGGTGACCGTGACCATCTTCTGGGGAGGAACCTTCCCCCTGGTCAAGGAAGCGATCGTCGACTTGCCGGTCATGGCGTTTCTCTGGGTCCGTTTTGCCCTGGCGGCAATCCTGCTGGCGCTGCTCGCCGGCCCGAAGCTTTTGACCCTCGACCGGCGCGGCGTCAAACGCGGCGTTCTTCTCGGCTGCCTGCTTTTCCTCTCTTACCTGTTTCAGACCTGGGGGCTTGATCGCACCAGCTCCGCCAATACCGGCTTTCTGACCGGGCTTAATGTCGTCTGGGTGCCGCTGCTGGCCGGGCCGCTTCTGCAAAAGCCGCCGGCATTCGGGGCCAGGATCGGGGTCGGACTGGCTTTTGCCGGCCTGTTGCTGTTGACCTGGCAATCGCCCTGGCACCTCAATCCCGGGGATGCCCTGGTGTTTATCTGCTCGATTTTTATCGCTCTGCATATCCTCGGGCTCGATGCCTGGACCGCGGGCTATAATGGGCTCGCCCTCACCTGTGTGCAGATCACGACCATGGCGCTGCTCGCTTTTGTCGGCAGCTTCTTCTTCGAACCGTTCTTTTGGCCCCGCGTCTGGGATCAGCAGTTAGTGGTCGCCCTGCTCGTCTGCTCGGTTTTTGCGACGGTCTACGCCTTCTGGGTGATGACGACCTTCCAACGCCTGACGACCCCGACCCGGGCCGCCCTGATTTATACCCTGGAGCCGGTTTTTGCCGCCGCCGCCTCGGTCTGGCTGCTTGCCGAGCGGTTGACCGCAGTTGCCTGGTGCGGTGGGGTCCTGATTGTCCTCGGAATGATCGTTGCCGAATCATGGCCGCTGATCAGCCGGAAACTGGGGCAAGCTGATTGA
- a CDS encoding intradiol ring-cleavage dioxygenase has protein sequence MILLFLSGPLVASATETFRCQPTRPDADGPFYRADAPERHKIGEGYLLTGAVKSAADCSIIPGAKIEIWMNGPDGRYGDEWRATLFADPEGKYRFESHLPVAYGSRPPHIHIIVNMPGYRELITQHYPKKKSKKATFDLVLIPE, from the coding sequence ATGATCTTGCTTTTTCTTTCAGGACCGTTGGTTGCTTCCGCCACCGAGACTTTCCGTTGCCAGCCGACACGCCCTGACGCCGATGGTCCGTTTTACCGCGCCGACGCCCCGGAGCGGCACAAGATCGGTGAAGGATACCTTCTGACCGGCGCTGTCAAATCGGCCGCCGACTGTTCTATTATTCCAGGAGCGAAAATCGAAATCTGGATGAACGGCCCTGACGGCCGTTACGGCGATGAGTGGCGGGCAACTCTTTTTGCCGACCCGGAGGGGAAATACCGGTTCGAAAGCCATCTGCCGGTCGCCTACGGGAGTCGCCCTCCGCACATCCATATCATTGTCAACATGCCCGGATACCGGGAACTGATTACCCAGCATTACCCGAAGAAAAAGTCGAAAAAAGCAACTTTTGATCTTGTTCTGATTCCGGAATAA
- a CDS encoding amino acid ABC transporter substrate-binding protein: MKKILSLLLALPLVLSVITMPAFAGTLEEIQKRGTLRVGMEPGYMPFELTNKKGEIIGFDVDMAKRMAKAMDVELELVSTAWDGIIPALLTKKFDIIMSGMTLTQQRNMKINFAEPYIVIGQTILLKKSLAGKVKSYKDLNDKKYTVASKLGTTGEQATKRMIPRARYISYETEQEGVLELANGKIDAFIYDLPYNAAAFVQRGQGKMVHLDKSFTYEPLAWAIRKGDYDFVNWLNNFLNQARNDGTYDKIYRKWFEDDAWLKDLQ; the protein is encoded by the coding sequence ATGAAAAAGATACTCTCTCTGCTGCTCGCCCTGCCCCTGGTCCTCAGCGTCATCACTATGCCGGCCTTCGCCGGAACTCTCGAAGAAATCCAGAAGCGCGGCACCTTGCGGGTCGGCATGGAGCCCGGCTATATGCCGTTCGAGCTGACCAATAAAAAGGGTGAAATTATCGGTTTTGATGTTGACATGGCCAAGCGTATGGCCAAGGCGATGGACGTCGAACTCGAGCTGGTTTCGACGGCCTGGGACGGTATTATCCCGGCCCTTCTGACCAAAAAATTCGACATCATCATGTCCGGCATGACCCTGACCCAGCAGCGCAACATGAAGATCAACTTCGCCGAACCCTACATCGTTATCGGCCAGACCATTCTGCTCAAAAAGAGCCTTGCCGGGAAGGTCAAGTCGTACAAGGATCTCAACGACAAGAAGTACACCGTCGCCTCGAAGCTCGGCACCACCGGCGAGCAGGCAACCAAACGGATGATTCCGCGGGCCAGGTACATCTCTTACGAAACCGAGCAGGAAGGAGTACTGGAACTGGCCAACGGCAAGATTGATGCATTTATCTACGACTTGCCCTATAATGCTGCTGCCTTTGTCCAGCGCGGTCAGGGCAAAATGGTGCACCTCGACAAATCCTTCACCTACGAACCCCTCGCCTGGGCAATCCGCAAGGGTGATTACGACTTCGTCAATTGGCTCAACAACTTCCTTAACCAGGCCAGGAACGACGGCACCTACGACAAGATCTACCGGAAATGGTTTGAAGATGATGCCTGGCTGAAGGATCTGCAGTAA
- a CDS encoding 3-methyladenine DNA glycosylase: protein MKTFAEITERAARRKGGMNELKKLLPDGIKTAKQLGTITDDRWLSGMTRAVFKAGFVWKIIDHKWPGFEEAFWNFDPARCAGLSPDEEDALCRDQRIVRNRQKILTVPHNAVMIIEAGREHGSFGRMVADWPADDFVGLLDYLGRNGARLGGMTAQYFLRAMGKDGFALSRDGVAALIDAGVVSRQPTGKADKKRVQDACNLWSDESGYGLAEISRILALSIDAPKT from the coding sequence ATGAAAACCTTTGCCGAAATCACTGAACGGGCAGCCCGGCGCAAGGGCGGCATGAATGAGTTGAAAAAACTGCTGCCGGATGGCATCAAAACGGCAAAGCAGCTGGGAACGATCACCGATGACCGCTGGTTGTCGGGCATGACCCGGGCCGTGTTCAAGGCCGGATTCGTCTGGAAGATCATCGACCACAAGTGGCCCGGCTTTGAAGAGGCATTCTGGAATTTCGATCCGGCACGCTGTGCCGGCCTCTCTCCCGACGAGGAAGATGCGCTTTGCCGCGACCAACGAATTGTCCGCAATCGGCAAAAAATCCTGACGGTACCGCACAATGCGGTGATGATCATTGAAGCCGGCCGCGAACATGGTTCATTCGGTCGAATGGTTGCCGACTGGCCGGCAGATGATTTTGTCGGCCTGCTCGATTACCTCGGCCGCAACGGAGCCCGGCTCGGCGGCATGACCGCCCAGTACTTCCTGCGCGCCATGGGCAAGGACGGTTTTGCCCTGTCGCGCGACGGGGTTGCCGCCCTGATCGACGCCGGAGTCGTCAGTAGACAGCCGACAGGCAAGGCTGATAAGAAGAGAGTCCAGGATGCCTGCAATCTCTGGTCAGACGAGTCGGGATATGGCCTGGCCGAGATCAGCCGGATTCTCGCATTGTCGATCGATGCACCAAAAACCTAG
- a CDS encoding hemerythrin, translating to MVYFKWREEYETGLPQIDLQHTMIVNMINELFVALGSSAADVTAGKNLEKLVLYVEEHFAFEEAEMRQYGYPDLEPHLAEHRRLQAEVRAMYESYQSNQRISAFELIEFLKEWFQQHIAEVDGEFGKHFRKLSEEAQKSFFKE from the coding sequence ATGGTCTATTTTAAATGGCGCGAAGAGTATGAAACGGGTCTGCCGCAGATCGATCTGCAGCATACCATGATCGTCAATATGATTAACGAACTGTTCGTTGCGCTCGGTTCTTCTGCGGCAGACGTGACCGCCGGCAAAAACCTGGAAAAATTAGTGCTGTATGTCGAAGAACACTTCGCTTTCGAAGAGGCGGAGATGCGCCAGTATGGCTACCCCGACCTCGAGCCCCACCTGGCTGAGCACCGGCGGCTGCAAGCCGAGGTTCGGGCCATGTACGAAAGTTATCAGTCGAACCAACGGATTTCGGCTTTTGAACTGATTGAATTTCTCAAGGAATGGTTTCAGCAACATATTGCCGAAGTTGACGGCGAATTCGGCAAGCATTTTCGCAAGCTGAGTGAAGAGGCGCAAAAATCTTTTTTCAAGGAATAG